The Nitrospirota bacterium genome contains a region encoding:
- a CDS encoding SMP-30/gluconolactonase/LRE family protein, giving the protein MITKLRKTLYLLIIMAAFMSISMGPGKNTGEVQKEHIVWPPPPWEPRIEFLYSITTPDDFQIKKGFFRRVWEFVAGESREGLIKPFGIFADDNGRLYVTDTADQSVHVFDPKDSKYFVIEGVSKKTRLSSPIDVAVDNEGNIYISDSVMRRVYVFNKMGKFLREIGSDNVMQRPTGIAIDNMSGALYVVDTLASKIFVYSLDGKYIKTIGGYGGGNGEFNRPTFIALGRDGNLYITDTMNIRVQIIDKQGKFVGKFGRRGNAAGDLANPRGIALDSEGHIYITDTLFEAVTIFDKSGQPLLVFGRQGTKHGEFALPGGISISNDDKIYVADSYNMRVQVFRYIKSSQSTVHGSQQLNNRKQ; this is encoded by the coding sequence ATGATAACAAAACTTAGAAAAACCCTTTATCTCCTCATTATCATGGCTGCTTTTATGAGCATCAGCATGGGACCGGGTAAGAATACCGGCGAAGTCCAAAAGGAGCATATTGTCTGGCCTCCGCCGCCTTGGGAGCCGAGGATAGAATTTTTATATTCCATCACAACCCCTGATGATTTTCAGATTAAAAAGGGTTTTTTCCGCCGCGTATGGGAGTTTGTTGCAGGTGAGTCAAGGGAAGGACTTATAAAGCCCTTTGGCATTTTTGCTGACGACAACGGCAGGCTATATGTTACAGATACTGCCGATCAGTCAGTTCATGTCTTTGACCCCAAAGATAGCAAATATTTTGTTATAGAGGGTGTAAGTAAGAAAACCCGTCTTTCTTCCCCTATAGACGTGGCGGTGGATAATGAAGGCAATATCTACATATCAGACTCTGTCATGAGAAGGGTATATGTTTTTAATAAAATGGGAAAGTTTCTGAGAGAAATAGGCTCTGACAATGTTATGCAAAGGCCTACCGGAATCGCTATAGACAATATGTCAGGCGCCCTCTACGTGGTTGATACCCTTGCAAGCAAAATTTTTGTTTATAGTCTGGACGGCAAATATATAAAAACAATCGGAGGGTACGGCGGCGGCAACGGCGAGTTTAACCGTCCGACCTTTATTGCTCTTGGAAGAGATGGAAATTTATACATTACCGATACAATGAATATAAGAGTTCAAATAATTGATAAACAGGGGAAATTTGTTGGCAAGTTCGGCAGAAGGGGAAATGCTGCAGGAGATTTGGCCAATCCGAGGGGTATTGCCCTCGACAGCGAAGGCCATATATACATAACCGATACGCTTTTTGAGGCGGTTACTATATTTGATAAGTCAGGGCAGCCGCTGCTTGTGTTCGGCAGACAGGGGACGAAGCATGGAGAGTTTGCGCTTCCGGGAGGCATAAGCATTTCAAATGATGATAAAATATATGTAGCGGATTCTTATAATATGAGGGTGCAGGTGTTCAGGTATATTAAAAGTTCACAGTCAACGGTTCACGGTTCACAGCAATTAAATAATCGTAAACAGTGA